TGAGTGGAAAAATATCACAGATTTCAAGAGAAAACTAAGTTTTAGAGATAAAAAAGAGTTAGAAAAGGTCTTCAAAAAATATGGTGTAACGAAAGATAAGGTCATCTATGCTTACTGCCAAGTTGGTACGGGACGAGGTTCAGATATCATAACAGCACTGAAACTTCTTGGGTATCCAAATGCAAAAGTGTACAGCGGTAGCTGGGATGAGTGGGGCAACGATATGAACTTACCTATTAGACGATAAGGAGAGGGTGTATGAATACGCAAAGAAGAGATTTTCTTAAAATTTCCGGTGCTACAGCAGCTCTTGTGGCAAGCAGCGGAAGCCTTTTTGCCAAAACAAATGTTGTCAAAGTAGAGAACGGAAAGCATAATTATCCAAATACTACTTATACTGAGCAGATGTATCGTAATGAATTTGGTTTTACATACGGGAAAAAAGAGGAGCATGGTTACGCATATCACTGTGTAAACTGTCAAGGTAACTGTGCTTGGGAAATTTGGGGTAATAATGGTGTAGTTACTCGTGAAAATCAAAGTGCGAGGTATCCACGCATTAACCCAAAAATTCCTGATTTTAACCCTCGTGGATGTAATAAGGGAATTCAGCATTCACAAGTAATGTATGAAAAAGATCGCATCCTCTATCCTATGAAAAGAGTAGGTAAAAGAGGAGAGGGTAAATGGAAGCGCATTAGCTGGGATGAGGCAGCAGAGATCGTTGCACAAAAAATCTGGGATGTTATGACAGATCCTAAAAAAGGTCCAGAGAGGCTTATGGTACATGCTGGAACAGGTCTTTTGACTGAGGGTAGACGTGGGGCACCTCTTCGCTTTTCTACTCAACTTGGTGCATACAGAATCTATCCTGCATCCTACCTAGGAGATATGTTCAGTGGTGCAGCAGTTGCTTATGGTGAAGGAAACGTTGGATGTACCTATGATTTCATGTATACAGTAGATACTGCAGTATTTTGGGGAGGTAACCCAAGCGTATCAAGAATTCCTGACGCGCACTTTGTATGGGAAGGAAAATATAACGGAGCAAAAGTAATCGTTATTACGCCAGAGTTTAACGGCTCTGCAAAATCAGCAGACCTATGGATCCCCATTAAACCTGGAACTGACCAATTCTTGGCAATGAGCGTTATGTATGAAATTATCAAAAATAAAATGTATAAACCAGGATTTATGAAAATCTATACAGACCTTCCATTCTTGGTAAGATTGGATAACAAAAAGCTTCTTCGCCGCATAGATATTGAAGATCCACATAATGAAGAAGAGCATGAGCATTATGAAGCGCAATTTTATACAATGAACAAGAAAACTGGCAAAATCGCTTTGATGCCAGGAAGTGAAGGAAGTGAGCATAAAACACTCGATATAAAAGAGCGCGGAATTGATCCAGAGCTTGAAGGAGAGTGGGAAGTAACGCTTAAAGATGGTAAAAAAGTTAAAGTAACTACTGTTTTTGAGATTTTGAAAAAAAATGTAGAGCAGTTCTCTCCAGAAAAGACTCAAGAGATTACTGGAGTGCATCCAGATACTGTAAGAGTTTTGGCAAAAGAGATAGCACTTCCAAAAGTTGTAGAGATTACAACTGGATTTAGTTTGAATAAATACTTCAATGGTATCCTCAATATATGGAATATCGCATCTATCTGTGGCTTGACTGGACGCCTTGGACCATATGGTGGTCTTAACACTGAAAATGAATTTAGCTTAAGTGGTTTAGGTGCACTCTCTGGTTTTGGTGGAAAATATAAACCGCGCTTTGGATCTGGATTTGTAGGCGAGTTTGTCTTTGGTGATGGAATGGATACATTTAAAAAATATTTCAGTGACGAGGATGTGAAGCGAGCTACTGGTGGAAAAATTAGTAAAGATGAGTATATTAAGATTGTAGAAGAGGCTCTTAAAGCTGGAGAAGATGGAAAAGATAGAACGGAAGAGGAAGAATATTACAAACCTTGGTGGACACCAGAAGTGGCTGTGATTGTTGCAGACTCTAAATTTAGACGAAACAAAGGAAGCGAATATCGCAAAGCATTCCTCAAGAAAACGAAATTCTTCGCATATGTTGACTATAAAATGAGCGAAGCAGCGATGTTTGCTGATGTTTTACTTCCAGCAAAAAGTCACTATGAAGTGTATGATATTAGAACAAGCCCAGGATACCATCGCTTTACTAACCTTGCACAACCACTTGCTAACATGAAGCCAGTTGGTGAAGCGAAAGATGAATGGAGTATGTTTGCATTCCTAGCAAAAAAACTAGAAGAAATAGCAAA
The Nitratiruptor tergarcus DSM 16512 genome window above contains:
- a CDS encoding molybdopterin-dependent oxidoreductase, giving the protein MNTQRRDFLKISGATAALVASSGSLFAKTNVVKVENGKHNYPNTTYTEQMYRNEFGFTYGKKEEHGYAYHCVNCQGNCAWEIWGNNGVVTRENQSARYPRINPKIPDFNPRGCNKGIQHSQVMYEKDRILYPMKRVGKRGEGKWKRISWDEAAEIVAQKIWDVMTDPKKGPERLMVHAGTGLLTEGRRGAPLRFSTQLGAYRIYPASYLGDMFSGAAVAYGEGNVGCTYDFMYTVDTAVFWGGNPSVSRIPDAHFVWEGKYNGAKVIVITPEFNGSAKSADLWIPIKPGTDQFLAMSVMYEIIKNKMYKPGFMKIYTDLPFLVRLDNKKLLRRIDIEDPHNEEEHEHYEAQFYTMNKKTGKIALMPGSEGSEHKTLDIKERGIDPELEGEWEVTLKDGKKVKVTTVFEILKKNVEQFSPEKTQEITGVHPDTVRVLAKEIALPKVVEITTGFSLNKYFNGILNIWNIASICGLTGRLGPYGGLNTENEFSLSGLGALSGFGGKYKPRFGSGFVGEFVFGDGMDTFKKYFSDEDVKRATGGKISKDEYIKIVEEALKAGEDGKDRTEEEEYYKPWWTPEVAVIVADSKFRRNKGSEYRKAFLKKTKFFAYVDYKMSEAAMFADVLLPAKSHYEVYDIRTSPGYHRFTNLAQPLANMKPVGEAKDEWSMFAFLAKKLEEIANRPENKKKAKVPDSKKYARTGYRDLANFYKEYTNTDEESEAAMEPYLGTDKLAVQAALEKCEQYAPWTMEKMYQAGGFLQLNEKAAKLSPLYADRPYNSGEFTLFKLEPFETLTGRQTFYIDHPTYLKLVNGTNYALKPLAPQSKKNPFMLMTPHARWSIHSNWKNSRTLQRLQRGVPYVAVNRKIAQMKGIKDGDTIRIFNELGEFYAMAKVSSSVAPDTLVMEHGWEPYQYLFNKGHNEVVPMSLNLLELADGWGHLKFGGLWDGNQYAYDGAVDIEKSTKFTY